Proteins co-encoded in one Cupriavidus nantongensis genomic window:
- the leuD gene encoding 3-isopropylmalate dehydratase small subunit, with translation MEKFTVHNGLVAPLDRENVDTDAIIPKQFLKSIKRTGFGPNLFDEWRYKDVGEPGMDNSKRPLNPDFVLNQPRYQGASILLARRNFGCGSSREHAPWALTQYGFRAVIAPSFADIFFNNCYKNGLLPVVLSEQQVEHLFNETNAFNGYQLTIDLDKQVVLTPSGQGYEFDIAPFRKYCMLNGFDDIGLTLRHADKIKAFEAERVAKMPWLNNRLVG, from the coding sequence ATGGAAAAGTTCACCGTACACAACGGCCTGGTCGCGCCGCTCGACCGCGAGAACGTCGATACCGACGCCATCATCCCGAAGCAGTTCCTGAAGTCGATCAAGCGCACCGGCTTCGGTCCCAACCTGTTCGACGAGTGGCGCTACAAGGATGTGGGCGAGCCCGGCATGGACAACAGCAAGCGTCCGCTGAACCCGGACTTCGTGCTGAACCAGCCGCGCTACCAGGGCGCGTCGATCCTGCTGGCACGCCGCAACTTCGGCTGCGGCAGCTCGCGCGAGCACGCGCCGTGGGCGCTGACGCAGTACGGCTTCCGCGCCGTGATCGCGCCCAGCTTCGCCGACATCTTCTTCAACAACTGCTACAAGAACGGGCTGCTGCCGGTGGTGCTGAGCGAGCAGCAGGTCGAGCACCTGTTCAACGAGACCAACGCGTTCAACGGCTACCAGCTCACCATCGACCTCGACAAGCAGGTGGTGCTGACGCCGTCGGGACAGGGCTACGAGTTCGACATCGCCCCGTTCCGCAAGTACTGCATGCTGAACGGCTTCGACGATATCGGCCTGACCCTGCGCCATGCCGACAAGATCAAGGCCTTCGAGGCCGAGCGCGTGGCAAAGATGCCGTGGCTGAACAACCGCCTGGTCGGATAA
- the leuC gene encoding 3-isopropylmalate dehydratase large subunit, whose amino-acid sequence MAKTLYDKLWDDHTVHVEEDGTTLLYIDRHLLHEVTSPQAFEGLKLAERPVWRISANLAVSDHNVPTTDRSQGIADPVSKLQVDTLDANCDSYGITQFKMNDHRQGIVHVIGPEQGATLPGMTVVCGDSHTSTHGAFGALAHGIGTSEVEHVLATQTLLGKKAKNMLVRVEGKLPRGCTAKDIVLAVIGKIGTAGGTGYTIEFAGSAIRDLTMEGRMTVCNMAIEAGARAGLVAVDDVTLEYVKGRPYAPQGVEWEQAVSYWRTLHSDPGAHFDQVVELRAEDVRPQVTWGTSPEMVISIEDRVPDPDKEKDPNKRNAMERALEYMGLQPNVPVESISIDKVFIGSCTNSRIEDMRAAAWVVQKLGRKVASNVKLAMVVPGSGLVKEQAEREGLDQIFKAAGFEWREPGCSMCLAMNADRLDAGERCASTSNRNFEGRQGAGGRTHLVSPAMAAAAAIEGHFVDIRKLG is encoded by the coding sequence ATGGCCAAGACGCTCTACGACAAACTCTGGGATGACCACACCGTCCACGTCGAGGAAGACGGCACCACGCTGCTCTATATCGACCGCCACCTGCTGCATGAAGTGACCAGCCCGCAGGCGTTCGAGGGCCTGAAGCTGGCAGAGCGTCCGGTGTGGCGCATCAGCGCCAACCTGGCGGTGTCGGACCACAACGTGCCGACCACCGACCGCAGCCAGGGCATTGCCGATCCGGTGTCGAAGCTGCAGGTCGATACGCTCGATGCCAACTGCGACAGCTACGGCATTACCCAGTTCAAGATGAACGACCACCGCCAGGGCATCGTGCACGTGATCGGGCCGGAGCAGGGCGCGACGCTGCCGGGCATGACCGTGGTGTGCGGCGACTCGCATACCAGCACCCACGGCGCCTTCGGCGCGCTGGCGCACGGCATCGGCACCTCGGAAGTCGAGCACGTGCTGGCCACGCAGACGCTGCTGGGCAAGAAGGCGAAGAACATGCTGGTCCGGGTGGAAGGCAAGCTGCCGCGCGGCTGCACCGCCAAGGACATCGTGCTGGCCGTGATCGGCAAGATCGGCACCGCCGGCGGCACCGGCTACACCATCGAGTTTGCCGGCTCGGCCATCCGCGACCTGACCATGGAAGGCCGCATGACGGTCTGCAATATGGCGATCGAGGCCGGTGCGCGCGCCGGCCTGGTGGCGGTCGACGATGTCACGCTCGAATACGTCAAGGGCCGTCCGTACGCGCCGCAGGGCGTGGAGTGGGAGCAGGCGGTTAGCTACTGGCGCACGCTGCATTCGGATCCCGGTGCGCATTTCGACCAGGTGGTCGAGCTGCGCGCCGAAGACGTGCGCCCGCAGGTGACCTGGGGTACCTCGCCGGAAATGGTGATCAGCATCGAAGACCGCGTGCCGGACCCGGACAAGGAAAAGGACCCGAACAAGCGCAACGCGATGGAGCGCGCGCTGGAATACATGGGCCTGCAGCCCAACGTGCCGGTCGAAAGCATCAGCATCGACAAGGTCTTCATCGGTTCCTGCACCAACAGCCGCATCGAAGACATGCGCGCCGCCGCGTGGGTGGTGCAGAAGCTGGGCCGCAAGGTTGCATCGAACGTCAAGCTGGCGATGGTGGTGCCGGGCTCGGGCCTGGTCAAGGAACAGGCCGAGCGCGAAGGCCTGGACCAGATCTTCAAGGCCGCCGGCTTTGAATGGCGCGAGCCGGGCTGCTCGATGTGCCTGGCGATGAATGCCGACCGCCTCGATGCCGGCGAGCGCTGCGCCTCGACGTCGAACCGCAACTTCGAAGGCCGCCAGGGCGCGGGCGGGCGCACCCACCTGGTCAGCCCGGCGATGGCCGCGGCCGCTGCCATCGAGGGCCACTTCGTCGATATCCGCAAGCTGGGCTGA
- a CDS encoding high-affinity branched-chain amino acid ABC transporter permease LivM codes for MPAAKAAARGATPGQSLKNAITAAVVTAILTIPILGLQLKLEGYKVVLEPHWRPVWLAVAAVFLFQLFKPVLSRAGSAVRLPALPQLGAQQQRVAVWVLLAVGLVWPFFGSRGAVDVATLALIYVILGLGLNIVVGYAGLLDLGYVGFYAVGGYTYALLNQYFGLSFWECLPIAAALSAGFGFLLGFPVLRLRGDYLAIVTLGFGEIIRLLLNNLTSLTGGPDGVSGIPKPSVFGFEMARSASVEGTRTFHELIGLDYASQHMVIFLYLIALLLVGFTLFVTSRLIRMPMGRAWEALREDEIACRSLGLNPTRIKLSAFTLGASFAGLGGAFFAARQGLVNPESFTFIESALVLAVVVLGGMGSQLGVILAAILLTVLPEVARGFAEYRMLIFGLVMVLMMMWRPQGLLPASRPHVELPR; via the coding sequence ATGCCGGCGGCAAAGGCCGCCGCGCGCGGCGCCACGCCGGGCCAGTCGCTCAAGAACGCGATCACGGCGGCGGTGGTGACCGCCATCCTGACCATTCCCATCCTTGGCCTGCAGCTCAAGCTGGAAGGCTACAAGGTGGTGCTGGAACCGCACTGGCGGCCGGTGTGGCTGGCCGTGGCGGCGGTGTTCCTGTTCCAGCTGTTCAAGCCGGTGCTGTCGCGCGCCGGCAGCGCGGTGCGCCTGCCGGCGCTGCCGCAGCTGGGTGCGCAACAGCAGCGCGTGGCGGTGTGGGTGCTGCTGGCGGTGGGGCTGGTGTGGCCGTTCTTCGGCTCGCGCGGCGCCGTCGACGTGGCCACGCTGGCGCTGATCTACGTGATCCTGGGCCTCGGCCTCAACATCGTGGTGGGCTATGCCGGCCTGCTCGACCTGGGCTATGTCGGTTTCTATGCGGTGGGCGGCTACACCTACGCGCTGCTGAACCAGTACTTCGGCCTGAGCTTCTGGGAATGCCTGCCGATCGCGGCGGCGCTGTCGGCGGGCTTCGGTTTCCTGCTCGGCTTCCCGGTGCTGCGGCTGCGCGGCGACTACCTGGCGATCGTCACGCTCGGTTTTGGCGAGATCATCCGCTTGCTGCTGAACAACCTGACCAGCCTGACCGGCGGCCCGGACGGCGTCTCGGGCATTCCCAAGCCCAGCGTGTTCGGCTTCGAGATGGCGCGCAGCGCCAGCGTCGAGGGCACGCGCACCTTCCACGAGCTGATCGGCCTGGACTACGCCAGCCAGCACATGGTGATCTTCCTCTACCTGATCGCGCTGCTGCTGGTCGGCTTCACGCTGTTCGTCACCAGCCGCCTGATCCGCATGCCGATGGGCCGCGCCTGGGAAGCGCTGCGCGAGGATGAGATCGCGTGCCGCTCGCTGGGCCTGAACCCGACCCGCATCAAGCTGTCGGCGTTCACGCTGGGGGCATCGTTCGCCGGCCTGGGCGGCGCGTTCTTCGCCGCGCGCCAGGGCCTGGTCAATCCGGAATCGTTCACCTTTATCGAATCGGCGCTGGTGCTGGCCGTGGTGGTGCTGGGCGGCATGGGCTCGCAGCTGGGCGTGATCCTGGCGGCGATCCTGCTGACGGTGCTGCCCGAAGTGGCGCGCGGCTTTGCCGAATACCGCATGCTGATCTTCGGCCTGGTGATGGTGCTGATGATGATGTGGCGTCCGCAGGGCCTGCTGCCCGCGAGCCGCCCGCACGTGGAGCTGCCCCGATGA
- the livH gene encoding high-affinity branched-chain amino acid ABC transporter permease LivH, translating to MNEFLPQFTQQLVNGLTLGAIYALIAIGYTMVYGIIGMINFAHGEIYMIGAYVGLVTLTAIGAQAGYPLPLVLGAALLVSVLVTGVYGYAVERVAYRPLRGGPRLVPLISAIGMSIFLQNYVQIGQGARDVSVPVLISGAIEFQMGGDFTVTVPYSRLLIVGVTLALMVALTLFIGRSRMGRACRACAEDMRMANLLGIDTNKVISFTFVLGAMLAAVGGVLIGLTIGKLNPFIGFIAGIKAFTAAVLGGIGSIPGAMLGGVLLGLAETFASGYMPAEYKDVVAFSLLVLVLLFRPTGLLGKPDVEKV from the coding sequence ATGAATGAATTCCTTCCACAGTTCACCCAGCAGCTGGTCAACGGCCTGACGCTGGGTGCGATCTATGCGCTGATCGCCATCGGCTACACAATGGTCTACGGCATCATCGGCATGATCAATTTCGCGCACGGCGAGATTTACATGATCGGCGCCTATGTCGGCCTGGTCACGCTCACCGCCATCGGCGCCCAGGCAGGCTACCCGCTGCCGCTGGTGCTCGGCGCCGCCTTGCTGGTGTCGGTGCTGGTCACCGGCGTCTACGGCTATGCGGTCGAGCGGGTGGCATACCGCCCCTTGCGCGGCGGGCCGCGGCTGGTGCCGCTGATCTCGGCCATCGGCATGTCGATCTTCCTGCAGAACTATGTCCAGATCGGGCAGGGCGCGCGCGATGTGTCGGTGCCGGTGCTGATCTCGGGCGCCATCGAGTTCCAGATGGGCGGCGACTTCACCGTGACGGTGCCGTACTCGCGCCTGCTGATCGTCGGCGTGACGCTGGCGCTGATGGTGGCGCTGACGCTGTTTATCGGCCGCTCGCGCATGGGCCGCGCCTGCCGCGCCTGCGCCGAGGACATGCGCATGGCCAACCTGCTGGGCATCGACACCAACAAGGTGATCTCGTTCACCTTCGTGCTGGGCGCGATGCTGGCGGCGGTGGGCGGCGTGCTGATCGGGCTGACCATCGGCAAGCTCAATCCCTTCATCGGCTTCATTGCCGGCATCAAGGCCTTTACCGCGGCGGTGCTGGGCGGCATCGGCAGCATCCCGGGCGCGATGCTCGGCGGCGTGCTGCTGGGCCTGGCGGAAACCTTCGCCTCGGGCTACATGCCGGCCGAATACAAGGACGTGGTCGCTTTCAGCCTGCTGGTGCTGGTGCTGCTGTTCCGTCCGACTGGGCTGCTGGGCAAGCCCGATGTCGAAAAGGTCTGA
- a CDS encoding branched-chain amino acid ABC transporter substrate-binding protein has product MTLSRLSTISLAAMLATFGAAANAETVKIAIAGPMSGSVAQYGDMVKAGALTAVEQINAAGGAGGNKFEVVLMDDACEPKQAVAVANKIVSQNIKYVIGHVCSGSTIPASDIYENEGIVMVTPSATAPQLTETKKRNFIFRTIGRDDQQGPAAAQYIIGKVKPKKVAVLHDKQSYGQGIASSVKKDLEAAKIPVAVFEGINAGDSDYSAVITKLKSQGVDFVYFGGYHPEMGLLLRQAREQGVKATFMGPEGVGNKDVTAIAGPSSEGMLVTLPADFSADPANAGLVKAFADKKRDANGPFQMPAYAAVKIIGDAIAGAKSTDPTKVAAYMHKNAFTTPIGKVEYDAKGDLKSFKFVVYTWHKDASKTAAN; this is encoded by the coding sequence ATGACGCTGTCCCGTCTTTCCACCATTTCGCTGGCTGCCATGCTGGCTACCTTTGGCGCCGCCGCCAACGCCGAAACCGTGAAGATCGCCATTGCCGGCCCGATGAGCGGTTCGGTGGCGCAGTATGGCGACATGGTCAAGGCCGGTGCGCTGACCGCCGTCGAACAGATCAATGCAGCCGGCGGCGCCGGCGGCAACAAGTTCGAGGTGGTGCTGATGGACGACGCCTGCGAGCCCAAGCAGGCCGTGGCGGTGGCCAACAAGATCGTCAGCCAGAACATCAAGTACGTGATCGGCCACGTGTGCTCGGGCTCGACCATCCCGGCCTCGGACATCTACGAAAACGAAGGCATCGTGATGGTTACGCCGTCGGCCACCGCGCCGCAGCTGACCGAGACCAAGAAGCGCAACTTCATCTTCCGCACCATCGGCCGCGACGACCAGCAGGGCCCGGCCGCCGCGCAATACATCATCGGCAAGGTCAAGCCGAAGAAGGTCGCGGTGCTGCACGACAAGCAGTCGTACGGCCAGGGCATCGCCAGCTCGGTGAAGAAGGACCTGGAAGCCGCCAAGATTCCGGTGGCCGTGTTCGAAGGCATCAACGCCGGCGACTCGGACTACTCGGCCGTGATCACCAAGCTCAAGTCGCAGGGCGTGGACTTCGTCTACTTCGGCGGCTACCACCCGGAAATGGGCCTGCTGCTGCGCCAGGCGCGCGAGCAGGGCGTGAAGGCCACCTTCATGGGTCCCGAGGGCGTGGGCAACAAGGACGTGACCGCGATCGCCGGCCCGTCGTCGGAAGGCATGCTGGTGACGCTGCCGGCCGACTTCTCGGCCGATCCGGCCAACGCCGGCCTGGTCAAGGCCTTTGCCGACAAGAAGCGCGACGCCAACGGTCCGTTCCAGATGCCGGCCTATGCCGCGGTCAAGATCATCGGCGACGCCATCGCCGGCGCCAAGAGCACCGATCCCACCAAGGTCGCGGCGTACATGCACAAGAACGCCTTCACCACCCCCATCGGCAAGGTCGAGTACGACGCCAAGGGCGACCTGAAGTCCTTCAAGTTCGTGGTCTACACCTGGCACAAGGACGCCAGCAAGACCGCCGCGAACTGA
- the gltA gene encoding citrate synthase has translation MTPSDVKATLSFSDGSPSVELPIYKGTVGPDVIDIRKLYGQTGKFTYDPGFMSTASCNSKITYIDGDKGELLYRGYPIEQLAQKCDHLETCYLLLKGELPNAKQKEEFVGHVMNHTMVHEQMQFFMRGFRRDAHPMAVLTGMVGAMSAFYHDAMDIDDPHQREISAIRLIAKMPTLVAMAYKYNIGQPYIYPQNDLSYSGNFMRMMFATPCAPYTVNPVLERALDRIFILHADHEQNASTSTVRLAGSSGTNPFAAIAAGVACLWGPAHGGANEAALKMLEEIGSVDNINEFIKQVKDKNSGVRLMGFGHRVYKNYDPRAKLMRETCHEVLNELGLHNDPLFKLAMELEKIALEDEYFVSRKLYPNVDFYSGIVQRALGIPTSLFTCIFALARTPGWISQWEEMITDPEYKIGRPRQLFVGAATRDVPEVAKR, from the coding sequence ATGACGCCGTCCGATGTGAAAGCCACGCTATCGTTCTCCGATGGTTCCCCCAGCGTTGAGCTGCCGATCTACAAGGGTACGGTTGGCCCGGACGTGATCGACATTCGCAAGCTGTACGGACAAACCGGTAAGTTCACCTACGACCCCGGTTTCATGTCGACGGCTTCGTGCAATTCCAAGATCACCTATATCGACGGCGACAAGGGCGAGCTGCTGTACCGCGGCTACCCGATCGAGCAGCTGGCGCAGAAGTGCGACCACCTCGAGACCTGCTACCTGCTGCTGAAGGGCGAGCTGCCCAACGCCAAGCAGAAGGAAGAATTCGTCGGCCATGTGATGAACCACACCATGGTCCACGAGCAGATGCAGTTCTTCATGCGCGGCTTCCGCCGCGATGCACACCCGATGGCCGTGCTGACCGGCATGGTCGGCGCCATGAGCGCGTTCTACCACGACGCCATGGACATCGACGATCCGCACCAGCGCGAGATCTCGGCCATCCGCCTGATCGCCAAGATGCCGACACTGGTGGCGATGGCGTACAAGTACAACATCGGCCAGCCGTACATCTACCCGCAGAACGACCTGTCCTACTCGGGCAACTTCATGCGCATGATGTTCGCCACGCCGTGCGCCCCGTACACCGTGAACCCGGTGCTGGAGCGTGCGCTGGACCGCATCTTCATCCTGCACGCCGACCACGAGCAGAACGCGTCGACCTCGACCGTGCGCCTGGCCGGTTCGTCGGGCACCAACCCGTTCGCGGCGATCGCCGCGGGCGTGGCCTGCCTGTGGGGCCCGGCCCACGGCGGCGCCAACGAAGCCGCGCTGAAGATGCTGGAAGAAATCGGCAGCGTCGACAACATCAACGAGTTCATCAAGCAGGTCAAGGACAAGAACTCAGGCGTGCGCCTGATGGGCTTCGGCCACCGCGTGTACAAGAACTACGATCCGCGCGCCAAGCTGATGCGCGAAACCTGCCATGAAGTGCTGAACGAGCTGGGCCTGCACAACGACCCGCTGTTCAAGCTGGCCATGGAGCTGGAAAAGATCGCGCTGGAAGACGAGTACTTCGTCAGCCGCAAGCTGTACCCGAACGTCGACTTCTACTCGGGCATCGTGCAGCGCGCGCTGGGCATCCCGACCTCGCTGTTCACCTGCATCTTCGCGCTGGCCCGCACCCCGGGCTGGATCTCGCAGTGGGAAGAGATGATCACCGATCCGGAATACAAGATCGGCCGTCCGCGCCAGCTGTTCGTCGGCGCCGCCACCCGCGACGTGCCGGAAGTGGCCAAGCGCTAA
- the leuB gene encoding 3-isopropylmalate dehydrogenase, producing the protein MKIAVLPGDGIGPEIVAEAVKVLNALDEKFELETAPVGGAGYEAEGHPLPENTLKLAKEADAILFGAVGDWKYDSLERALRPEQAILGLRKHLQLFANFRPAICYPELTGASSLKPELVAGLDILIVRELNGDIYFGQPRGLREAPDGLFQGAREAFDTMRYSEPEIRRIAHVAFQAAAKRGKKLCSVDKANVLETFQFWKDIVIDVSKEYPEVELSHMYVDNAAMQLVKAPKSFDVIVTGNMFGDILSDEAAMLTGSIGMLPSASLDANNKGLYEPSHGSAPDIAGKGIANPLATILSAAMMLRYSLNKAEQADRIENAVKKVLAQGYRTGDILTPGCKQVGTSEMGEAVLAAL; encoded by the coding sequence ATGAAGATCGCAGTCCTGCCGGGTGACGGCATCGGTCCCGAAATCGTTGCAGAGGCCGTCAAGGTCCTGAACGCGCTCGACGAGAAGTTCGAACTGGAAACCGCGCCGGTGGGCGGCGCCGGCTACGAGGCCGAAGGCCATCCGCTGCCGGAGAACACGCTCAAGCTGGCCAAGGAGGCCGACGCCATCCTGTTCGGCGCCGTCGGCGACTGGAAGTACGACAGCCTGGAGCGCGCGCTGCGCCCCGAGCAGGCCATCCTGGGCCTGCGCAAGCACCTGCAGCTGTTCGCCAACTTCCGCCCGGCGATCTGCTATCCGGAACTGACCGGCGCCTCGAGCCTGAAGCCCGAACTGGTGGCCGGCCTCGACATCCTGATCGTGCGCGAACTGAACGGCGACATCTACTTCGGCCAGCCGCGCGGCCTGCGCGAAGCGCCGGACGGCCTGTTCCAGGGCGCGCGCGAAGCCTTCGACACCATGCGCTACAGCGAGCCGGAAATCCGCCGCATCGCGCATGTGGCGTTCCAGGCCGCGGCCAAGCGCGGCAAGAAGCTGTGCAGCGTCGACAAGGCCAACGTGCTCGAGACCTTCCAGTTCTGGAAGGACATCGTGATCGACGTCAGCAAGGAATATCCGGAGGTCGAGCTGTCGCACATGTACGTCGACAACGCCGCCATGCAACTGGTCAAGGCGCCCAAGAGCTTCGACGTGATCGTCACCGGCAATATGTTCGGCGACATCCTGTCGGACGAGGCCGCGATGCTGACCGGCTCGATCGGCATGCTGCCGTCGGCGTCGCTCGATGCCAACAACAAGGGCCTGTACGAGCCCTCGCACGGCTCGGCGCCGGACATCGCCGGCAAGGGCATCGCCAATCCGCTGGCCACTATCCTGTCGGCGGCGATGATGCTGCGCTACTCGCTGAACAAGGCCGAGCAGGCCGACCGCATCGAGAACGCCGTCAAGAAGGTGCTGGCCCAGGGCTACCGCACCGGCGATATCCTGACGCCGGGCTGCAAGCAGGTGGGCACCAGCGAGATGGGTGAGGCTGTGCTGGCGGCACTGTAA
- a CDS encoding ABC transporter ATP-binding protein, whose protein sequence is MLKLEQVHTHYGAVEALSGVSIEVNKGEIVTLIGSNGAGKTTLMMTVCGTPRASSGRVLFEGQDITHRSTHEIMRLGMAISPEGRRVFPSLTVLENLKMGAFFARRDEIEAGIEHVFKLFPRLNQRAGQRAGTMSGGEQQMLAIGRALMSRPRLLLLDEPTLGLAPLIIAQIFDIIRTIRDEGVTVFLVEQNANKALQVADRGYVLETGKVVLADSGANLLANDRIKAAYLGG, encoded by the coding sequence ATGCTGAAGCTGGAACAGGTCCATACCCACTATGGCGCCGTCGAGGCGCTGTCGGGCGTATCGATCGAAGTCAACAAGGGGGAGATCGTCACCCTGATCGGCAGCAACGGCGCCGGCAAGACGACGCTGATGATGACCGTGTGCGGCACGCCGCGCGCCTCGAGCGGGCGCGTGCTGTTCGAAGGGCAGGACATCACCCATCGCTCGACCCACGAGATCATGCGCCTTGGCATGGCGATCTCGCCCGAGGGCCGGCGCGTGTTCCCGAGCCTGACGGTGCTGGAAAACCTGAAGATGGGCGCGTTCTTCGCCAGGCGCGATGAAATTGAGGCGGGCATCGAGCACGTGTTCAAGCTGTTCCCCCGCCTGAACCAGCGCGCCGGCCAGCGCGCCGGCACCATGTCGGGCGGCGAGCAGCAGATGCTGGCGATCGGCCGCGCGCTGATGAGCCGGCCGCGCCTGCTGCTGCTGGACGAGCCCACGCTCGGCCTGGCGCCGCTGATCATCGCGCAGATCTTCGACATCATCCGCACCATTCGTGACGAGGGCGTCACCGTGTTCCTGGTCGAGCAGAACGCCAACAAGGCGCTGCAGGTGGCGGACCGGGGCTATGTGCTGGAGACCGGCAAGGTGGTGCTGGCGGATAGCGGCGCAAACTTGCTGGCCAACGACCGGATCAAGGCCGCCTACCTCGGCGGCTGA
- the livG gene encoding high-affinity branched-chain amino acid ABC transporter ATP-binding protein LivG, translating into MNTSAELLRVSGLQMRFGGLLAVDGIDFDVRKDEVFAIIGPNGAGKTTVFNCVGGFYKPTAGDVTLDGHAIAGLPSHMVARKGLVRTFQNIRLFKNLTVVENLMVAQHLQVQSGILRGLFATPAYRRAEREALQRAAQWLERMGLTSVANREAGTLSYGHQRRLEIARCMITRPRLLMLDEPAAGLNPQEKLELSQLIDQLRKEFGIAVLLIEHDMSLVMGVSDRILVMEHGKPIVIGKPDEVRNDPRVIKAYLGED; encoded by the coding sequence ATCAATACATCGGCCGAACTGCTGCGGGTGTCGGGCCTGCAGATGCGCTTCGGCGGCCTGCTGGCCGTCGACGGCATCGACTTCGATGTGCGCAAGGACGAGGTCTTCGCCATCATCGGCCCGAACGGCGCCGGCAAGACCACGGTGTTCAACTGCGTCGGCGGCTTCTACAAGCCGACCGCGGGCGACGTCACGCTCGATGGCCATGCCATCGCCGGCCTGCCCAGCCACATGGTGGCGCGCAAGGGGCTGGTGCGCACGTTCCAGAACATCCGCCTGTTCAAGAACCTGACCGTGGTCGAGAACCTGATGGTGGCGCAACACCTGCAGGTGCAGTCCGGCATCCTGCGCGGGCTGTTCGCGACCCCGGCCTACCGCCGCGCCGAGCGCGAGGCGCTGCAGCGCGCCGCGCAGTGGCTGGAGCGCATGGGCCTGACCAGCGTCGCCAACCGCGAGGCGGGCACGCTCTCGTACGGCCACCAGCGCCGGCTCGAGATCGCGCGCTGCATGATCACCCGGCCGCGCCTGCTGATGCTGGACGAGCCCGCCGCCGGCCTGAACCCCCAGGAAAAGCTCGAGCTGTCGCAGTTGATCGACCAGTTGCGCAAGGAGTTCGGCATTGCCGTGCTGCTGATCGAGCACGACATGAGCCTGGTGATGGGCGTGTCCGACCGCATCCTGGTGATGGAGCACGGCAAGCCGATCGTGATCGGCAAGCCCGATGAAGTGCGCAACGACCCGCGCGTGATCAAGGCCTACCTGGGAGAGGACTGA
- the asd gene encoding aspartate-semialdehyde dehydrogenase, translating into MIVGLVGWRGMVGSVLMQRMQEERDFDHIEPVFFSTSNAGGKAPAMAKNETTLKDANDIEALKKCDVVLTAQGGDYTNEVFPKLRAAGWKGYWIDAASSLRMKDDAIIVLDPVNQGVIKDALSKGVKNFIGGNCTVSCMLMGLGGLFQADLIEWMTSMTYQAASGGGAQHMRELLTQFGTLNASVKPLLDNPASAILEIDRQILSTQHGLSAEETKQFGVPLAGNLIPWIDKDLGNGQSKEEWKGGAETNKILGRGEGFLGATGATPIAVDGLCVRIGAMRCHSQALTIKLRKDVPLDEIEGMLAAHNPWAKVVPNTREASMTGLTPAAVTGTLTIPVGRLRKMQMGGEYLSAFTVGDQLLWGAAEPLRRMLRILIES; encoded by the coding sequence ATGATTGTAGGTCTCGTCGGTTGGCGGGGAATGGTCGGCAGCGTCCTGATGCAGCGCATGCAGGAAGAGCGTGATTTCGACCATATCGAGCCCGTCTTCTTCAGCACGTCCAACGCCGGCGGCAAGGCGCCCGCCATGGCCAAGAACGAAACCACGCTCAAGGATGCCAACGACATCGAGGCACTGAAGAAGTGCGACGTGGTGCTGACCGCCCAGGGCGGCGACTACACCAACGAGGTCTTCCCCAAGCTGCGCGCGGCGGGCTGGAAGGGCTACTGGATCGACGCGGCGTCGTCGCTGCGGATGAAGGACGATGCCATCATCGTGCTCGATCCGGTCAACCAGGGTGTGATCAAGGATGCGCTGTCCAAGGGCGTCAAGAATTTCATCGGCGGCAACTGCACCGTCAGCTGCATGCTGATGGGCCTGGGCGGCCTGTTCCAGGCCGACCTGATCGAGTGGATGACCTCGATGACGTACCAGGCGGCTTCGGGCGGCGGCGCGCAGCACATGCGCGAACTGCTGACCCAGTTCGGCACGCTCAACGCCTCGGTCAAGCCGCTGCTGGACAACCCGGCGTCGGCCATCCTGGAAATCGACCGCCAGATCCTGTCGACCCAGCACGGCCTGTCGGCTGAGGAAACCAAGCAGTTCGGCGTGCCGCTGGCCGGCAACCTGATCCCCTGGATCGACAAGGACCTGGGCAACGGGCAGTCCAAGGAAGAGTGGAAGGGCGGCGCCGAGACCAACAAGATCCTGGGCCGCGGCGAGGGCTTCCTGGGTGCGACCGGCGCCACGCCGATCGCCGTCGACGGCCTGTGCGTGCGCATCGGCGCGATGCGCTGCCACTCGCAGGCGCTGACCATCAAGCTGCGCAAGGATGTGCCGCTGGACGAGATCGAAGGCATGCTCGCCGCGCACAACCCGTGGGCCAAGGTGGTGCCGAATACGCGCGAAGCCAGCATGACCGGCCTGACCCCCGCGGCCGTGACCGGCACGCTGACCATCCCGGTCGGCCGCCTGCGCAAGATGCAGATGGGCGGCGAGTACCTGTCGGCCTTCACCGTCGGCGACCAGCTGCTGTGGGGCGCGGCCGAGCCGCTGCGCCGCATGCTGCGTATCCTGATCGAGTCCTGA